A DNA window from Daucus carota subsp. sativus chromosome 3, DH1 v3.0, whole genome shotgun sequence contains the following coding sequences:
- the LOC108214234 gene encoding uncharacterized protein LOC108214234, which translates to MASTESTHLQLAALLGPDFTHFDALLSHLMSADNDRRSQAESLFNLAKQTHPDSLSLRLAHVLSASSSVEFRALSAVLLRKILTQTDDDDSFLFYNLTSETQNNIKASLIVCLSRECEKSVIKKVSDTVSELASVILADDKWPELLPFVFQCVSSENSSLREVGFWIFGQLAQFVGETLGNYFEMLHSVFLRSLGSGVDLSVRNAALGASVSLIQCLEKESERDRFRDLVPLMMGTLNDGLGLGEEANAQEALEMLIELAGMEPRFFRRQIVDVVGSMLKIAGAGSLEEGTRHLAVEFVITLAEARERAPGMMRKLPQFIRGLFEILMQMLLDIEDDSAWHSAVTEHEDAGETTNYSVGQECLDRLAMALGGNTIVPVASEVFPVYLAAPEWQKHHAALIALAQIAEGCSKIMTKNLEPVVSMVLNSFHDPHPRVRWAAVNAIGQLSTDLGPDLQTKYHHLVLPALGAAMDDFQNPRVQAHSASAVLNFSESCTPEILAPYLDGIVGKLLVLLQHGKQMVQEGALTALASIADISQEHFQKYYDAVMPYLKAILMNATDKANRMLRARSMECISLIGMAVGKDKFRDDAKQVMEVLMSLQGSQMETDDPTTSYMLQAWARLCKCLGQDFLPYMNVVMPPLLHSAQLKPDVTITSADSDAEIEESDDESIETITLGDKRIGIKTSVLEEKATACNMICCYVDELKEGFFPWIDQVAPTLVPLLKFYFHEDVRKAAVSAMPDLLRSAKLAVEKGQSQGRDESYVKQLLDYIIPALVEALHKEPETEICASILDSLNECAKICGLLLDENQVKLIVEEIKTVIAASSARKGARAERSKAEDFDEEERELLKEENEQEEDLFNEVGDLLGTLIKLFKVSFLPFFEDLSPHLNPMLGKDKTSEERRVAICIFDDIAEECREAAFKYYNHYLPFLLEACNDKSPDVRQAAVYGVGVCAEFGGSAFSNYVGEALSRLDVVIGHPNKLDSDNIMAYDNAVSALGKICRFQRDKLNAAQIVPSWLSCLPLRGDLIEAKLVHDQLCSMVERSDMELLGPNNQYVPKIVMVFAEVLCSGGDLASEQTYSRMITLLKQLNQTLPPDALASTWSSLQPQQQLTLQSILSS; encoded by the exons ATGGCCTCCACCGAGTCAACTCACCTCCAACTCGCTGCTCTCCTCGGTCCTGATTTCACGCACTTCGATGCGCTCCTTTCTCACCTCATGTCCGCCGACAACGATCGCCGCTCCCAGGCCGAGTCGCTCTTCAATCTCGCCAAACAAACTCACCCTGACTCGCTCTCTCTCAGACTCGCTCACGTTCTATCGGCCTCGTCGAGTGTTGAGTTTCGCGCGTTATCGGCTGTGCTTCTGCGTAAGATTCTCACACAAACTGATGATGATGACTcgtttttgttttataatttgaCGAGTGAGACTCAGAATAATATTAAGGCGTCTTTGATTGTGTGTTTAAGTCGTGAATGTGAGAAATCGGTTATTAAGAAGGTTTCGGATACGGTTTCGGAGCTTGCTTCCGTGATTTTAGCGGATGATAAGTGGCCGGAGCTGTTGCCGTTTGTGTTTCAGTGTGTGAGTTCCGAGAATTCGAGTCTTCGAGAGGTTGGATTTTGGATTTTTGGACAATTGGCTCAGTTTGTTGGTGAAACCCTAGGGAATTATTTCGAGATGTTGCATTCGGTTTTCTTAAGGAGTTTAGGGAGTGGTGTGGATTTGAGTGTGAGGAATGCGGCGTTAGGTGCTTCGGTTAGTTTGATTCAGTGTTTAGAGAAGGAGAGTGAGAGGGATAGGTTTCGGGATTTGGTGCCGTTGATGATGGGTACGTTGAATGATGGTTTGGGTTTAGGGGAAGAGGCGAATGCGCAGGAGGCATTGGAGATGTTGATTGAGCTAGCGGGGATGGAACCAAGGTTTTTTAGGAGGCAGATTGTTGATGTGGTTGGTTCAATGTTGAAGATTGCGGGGGCAGGGAGTTTGGAGGAAGGAACCAGACATTTGGCCGTGGAGTTTGTGATTACGTTGGCTGAGGCGAGGGAGAGAGCGCCTGGGATGATGAGGAAGTTGCCGCAGTTTATTAGGGGATTGTTTGAGATATTGATGCAGATGTTATTAGATATAGAGGATGATTCTGCATGGCATTCTGCTGTGACTGAGCATGAAGATGCTGGTGAGACCACAAATTATAGTGTTGGACAAGAGTGTTTGGATAGGCTAGCCATGGCGTTGGGTGGGAATACTATTGTTCCTGTCGCTTCCGAGGTGTTTCCAGTCTATTTGGCAGCTCCAGAGTGGCAGAAACATCATGCAGCACTCATTGCGCTTGCTCAAATTGCTGAGGGTTGCTCCAAG ATAATGACTAAGAATCTGGAACCAGTTGTTTCTATGGTATTGAACTCATTCCATGATCCCCATCCCCGTGTTCGATGGGCAGCTGTTAATGCAATTGGCCAACTTTCAACGGACTTGGGTCCTGACTTGCAAACCAAATATCACCATTTAGTTCTGCCAGCATTAGGTGCAGCAATGGATGATTTTCAAAATCCTCGAGTTCAG GCCCATTCTGCTTCTGCAGTGCTAAATTTTAGTGAAAGCTGTACGCCTGAGATCCTGGCACCTTACTTGGATGGGATTGTGGGCAAATTGCTCGTACTCTTACAG CATGGCAAGCAAATGGTGCAAGAGGGAGCTTTGACAGCTTTAGCATCAATTGCTGATATTTCACAG GAGCATTTCCAGAAGTACTATGATGCTGTTATGCCTTACTTAAAAGCTATTTTGATGAACGCAACTGATAAGGCTAATCGCATGCTTCGTGCTAGATCCATGGAGTGCATTAGTTTAATTGGAATGGCTGTTGGAAAAGACAAGTTTAGGGATGATGCGAAGCAG GTAATGGAGGTCCTAATGTCACTTCAAGGATCTCAGATGGAGACAGATGATCCAACAACTAGCTATATGTTGCAA GCTTGGGCCAGATTATGCAAGTGCCTTGGGCAGGATTTCCTCCCTTACATGAATGTTGTGATGCCTCCTCTGCTTCACTCTGCCCAGCTAAAACCTGATGTTACTATTACATCTGCTGATTCAGACGCTGAGATAGAAGAATCTGATGATGAAAG CATCGAGACTATAACACTTGGAGATAAAAGAATAGGGATCAAGACAAGTGTCTTAGAGGAGAAAGCGACAGCTTGTAACATGATCTGTTGCTATGTTGATGAGTTAAAGGAAGGATTTTTCCCATGGATTGACCAG GTTGCCCCAACATTAGTCCCACTTCTAAAGTTTTACTTCCATGAAGACGTTAGAAAGGCTGCTGTTTCAG CTATGCCGGACCTTTTGCGATCAGCTAAATTGGCTGTAGAAAAAGGACAATCTCAAGGTCGAGATGAGTCCTACGTCAAGCAGTTATTAGATTACATCATACCAGCTCTAGTGGAGGCTTTACACAAG GAACCAGAGACAGAAATTTGTGCTAGCATTTTGGATTCTCTGAATGAGTGTGCAAAG ATTTGTGGTCTGCTTCTAGATGAAAACCAAGTAAAGCTTATAGTGGAAGAGATAAAAACGGTAATTGCTGCTAGCTCTGCTAGAAAAGGAGCAAGAGCTGAGAGATCTAAAGCAGAGGACTTTGATGAAGAAGAAAGGGAACTGCTGAAGGAAGAAAATGAGCAAGAAGAAGACCTCTTTAATGAA GTTGGTGATCTTCTTGGCACTTTAATCAAATTGTTCAAAGTTTCCTTCTTGCCTTTCTTTGAGGACTTGTCACCACATCTGAATCCTATGTTG GGTAAGGATAAAACTTCCGAggaaagaagggttgctatctGTATATTTGACGATATTGCTGAGGAATGTCGAGAAGCAGCTTTCAA ATATTATAATCATTATCTTCCCTTTCTGTTGGAAGCATGCAATGACAAAAGCCCAGATGTTCGACAG GCTGCTGTGTATGGGGTAGGAGTATGTGCAGAGTTTGGTGGATCTGCGTTCAGCAATTATGTTGGCG AGGCTCTTTCTAGATTGGATGTTGTAATAGGACACCCCAATAAGTTGGATTCAGACAATATCATGGCATATGACAATGCTGTTTCAGCACTTGGAAAAATTTGTAGATTTCAGCGTGATAAGTTAAATGCAGCCCAG ATTGTTCCTTCCTGGTTAAGCTGCTTGCCTTTAAGAGGTGACTTGATTGAGGCCAAACTTGTACATGATCAGCTCTGCTCAATGGTAGAAAG GTCTGATATGGAACTTTTAGGGCCTAATAATCAATATGTTCCAAAAATAGTGATGGTCTTTGCAGAG GTCCTCTGTTCTGGAGGAGATTTGGCATCAGAGCAAACGTACAGTCGAATGATCACTTTACTGAAGCAGCTCAATCAGACATTACCTCCCGATGCCCTTGCATCAACCTGGTCATCTCTGCAACCTCAGCAGCAGCTTACTCTGCAATCTATACTATCCTCTTAG
- the LOC108213680 gene encoding small ribosomal subunit protein uS7 isoform X1: protein MADVAVSNAPVDPTQVHSDVLLFNRWTYDDIRVSDISVEDYITASAAKNPIYMPHTSGRYQAKRFRKALCPLVERLTNSLMMHGRNNGKKLMAVRIVKHAMEIIHLLTEQNPIQVIVDAVINSGPREDATRIGSAGVVRRQAVDISPLRRVNQAIYLLTTGARESAFRNVKTIAECLADELINAAKGSSNSYAIKKKDEIERVAKANR from the exons ATGGCGGATGTGGCTGTTTCTAACGCACCGGTTGATCCCACACAAGTTCACTCCGATGTTCTGTTGTTTAATCGCTGGACTTACGATGATATTCGG GTATCCGATATTTCTGTAGAGGATTACATTACTGCCTCTGCTGCTAAAAACCCAATCTACATGCCTCACACATCTGGAAGATATCAGGCAAAGAGGTTCAGGAAGGCACTGTGCCCACTTGTGGAGAGATTGACCAATTCTCTTATGATGCATGGGCGGAACAATGGAAAGAAACTAATGGCTGTCCGCATTGTGAAGCATGCTATGGAAATCATCCACCTGTTGACTGAACAAAACCCTATTCAAGTTATTGTTGATGCTGTTATCAACAG TGGTCCAAGAGAAGATGCCACTAGAATTGGTTCTGCAGGTGTTGTTAGGCGTCAGGCAGTTGATATTTCTCCACTCAGGCGCGTCAACCAGGCAATATATCTTCTCACAACCGGTGCACGTGAGAGTGCTTTCAGGAACGTCAAGACGATTGCAGAGTGCTTGGCTGATGAACTCATCAATGCTGCTAAGGGTTCTTCCAACAG CTATGCTATAAAGAAGAAAGATGAAATTGAGAGGGTTGCCAAGGCCAATCGCTGA
- the LOC108213680 gene encoding small ribosomal subunit protein uS7 isoform X2, which yields MITAVMVILVLCSSSCIHAAGLIVPVSDISVEDYITASAAKNPIYMPHTSGRYQAKRFRKALCPLVERLTNSLMMHGRNNGKKLMAVRIVKHAMEIIHLLTEQNPIQVIVDAVINSGPREDATRIGSAGVVRRQAVDISPLRRVNQAIYLLTTGARESAFRNVKTIAECLADELINAAKGSSNSYAIKKKDEIERVAKANR from the exons atgattACTGCTGTTATGGTCATTTTGGTATTATGTTCAAGTTCATGCATACATGCTGCTGGGTTGATAGTTCCG GTATCCGATATTTCTGTAGAGGATTACATTACTGCCTCTGCTGCTAAAAACCCAATCTACATGCCTCACACATCTGGAAGATATCAGGCAAAGAGGTTCAGGAAGGCACTGTGCCCACTTGTGGAGAGATTGACCAATTCTCTTATGATGCATGGGCGGAACAATGGAAAGAAACTAATGGCTGTCCGCATTGTGAAGCATGCTATGGAAATCATCCACCTGTTGACTGAACAAAACCCTATTCAAGTTATTGTTGATGCTGTTATCAACAG TGGTCCAAGAGAAGATGCCACTAGAATTGGTTCTGCAGGTGTTGTTAGGCGTCAGGCAGTTGATATTTCTCCACTCAGGCGCGTCAACCAGGCAATATATCTTCTCACAACCGGTGCACGTGAGAGTGCTTTCAGGAACGTCAAGACGATTGCAGAGTGCTTGGCTGATGAACTCATCAATGCTGCTAAGGGTTCTTCCAACAG CTATGCTATAAAGAAGAAAGATGAAATTGAGAGGGTTGCCAAGGCCAATCGCTGA
- the LOC108212198 gene encoding exopolygalacturonase: MHQPPPPATAGKRVAGVSLPEVKLMKLTKLLFNVIVQRILGAVMVIMSPESTVADLITVVLQQYVKEGRGTVSVPDGTYVIDPIQFSGPCQGQVTFQLDGTLQAPTGKIDANDWIKFHNVDGLIIQGSGTLNGEGDLAWVGHCPGCPPLTTSLTLSFVNNGHIKDITSLNSKGFHIKIINGGDTIIEHVTISAPGDSPNTDGIHTSGASNINILNSEIGTGDDCISIGGGSQNINITGVTCGPGHGISIGSIGKNTDDSSVTGVYVNGCTMSNTQNGVRIKTYTSDCMATVSDVTFQDITVDQSKNPIIIDQNYCGGHQECIGNSHVQVSDVKFIGVQGTSISPIAVKLQCSPEKPCEGIELDTISISLNDGGETTSSCSNVNVTYNGPQNPPTCSNSLHLNHM, encoded by the exons ATGCACCAGCCGCCCCCGCCCGCTACTGCAGGAAAAAGAGTTGCTGGAGTATCTTTACCGGAGGTGAAGCTGATGAAGTTGACGAAGCTGTTATTCAACGTGATTGTGCAACGGATTTTAGGTGCAGTGATGGTGATCATGTCGCCGGAGTCGACTGTCGCTGACTTGATCACAGTAGTGCTACAACAATATGTTAAGGAAGGGAG GGGGACAGTTTCTGTACCAGATGGGACATATGTGATTGATCCCATACAATTTTCAGGACCATGTCAAGGTCAAGTAACATTTCAACTTGACGGGACTCTGCAGGCTCCAACGGGTAAAATTGATGCTAACGATTGGATTAAATTTCACAATGTTGATGGATTGATCATTCAAGGTAGTGGGACATTGAACGGCGAAGGTGATTTGGCGTGGGTTGGACATTGTCCGGGATGCCCTCCTCTTACCACT TCCCTCACACTATCATTTGTTAACAATGGGCACATTAAAGACATTACATCGCTCAACAGCAAAGGATTTCATATTAAAATCATTAATGGCGGAGATACAATAATCGAACATGTTACCATATCGGCACCTGGTGATAGTCCAAACACTGACGGCATTCATACGAGCGGAGCAAGTAACATCAACATCTTAAATTCAGAAATTGGGACTGGAGATGATTGCATATCTATCGGTGGAGGAAgtcaaaacataaatattactGGAGTTACTTGTGGCCCTGGACACGGCATCAGCATTGGAAGTATCGGAAAAAATACAGATGACAGTAGTGTAACTGGGGTATATGTTAATGGTTGCACAATGAGTAATACACAAAATGGCGTACGGATCAAAACATACACTTCTGATTGTATGGCAACGGTTTCTGATGTCACATTTCAAGATATCACCGTGGATCAATCCAAGAATCCAATAATTATTGATCAGAACTACTGTGGCGGGCATCAAGAGTGCATT GGTAATTCGCACGTACAAGTGAGTGATGTTAAGTTTATTGGAGTACAAGGAACATCAATTTCTCCAATTGCAGTAAAACTCCAATGTAGTCCCGAAAAGCCATGTGAAGGAATTGAACTGGATACAATAAGCATAAGTTTAAATGATGGTGGTGAAACTACTTCATCATGCTCTAATGTTAATGTAACCTATAACGGACCACAAAATCCTCCTACATGTTCAAACTCATTGCACCTCAATCATATGTAA